The Pantoea phytobeneficialis genomic sequence AAATACAATCAGGAGTGGTTTTATGGATTTGCAAATACAACATCGGGTCGCGCTGGTTTGTGGTGCGGGCAGCGGTTTAGGCCGGGCGATGGCGCTGTCACTGGCGCAGGAAGGGGTCAAGGTTGCAGTGACCGGACGCAATCTGGAAAAGCTGGCGGAAACCGTCAGTCAGATCCAGCAACAGGGTGGCACTGCGCACGCCTGGCAACTGGATTTGGCGGCACCCGACAGCTTTGATGCGGTGCTGAATGCGATTCGTCAGCACTGGGGCGATGTCGATATTCTGGTGAACAACTCCGGCGGCCCACCACCCGCCAGCGCCCAGGGCACTGCCGCCGCCGTCTGGCAGCAGCAGTTTGCCCTGATGGTGTCCTCACTGATTGCGCTAACGGACAAAGTGCTGCCCGCCATGCGTGAGCAGGGTTGGGGCCGCATTATCACCTCAACCTCCTCCGGGGTGATTGCCCCCATCCCGAATCTGGCGCTGTCCAATGCGCTGCGTATGAGTTTGCTCGGCTGGTCAAAAACGCTGGCAACCGAAGTGGCGGCGGATGGGGTGACGGTGAATGTGATGGTGCCGGGACGTATCGCCACCGATCGCGTCAGCCAGCTGGACGCCATCAAAGCGAAGCGCGAAAACAGCACGCCAGATGCGGTAGCGGAAAAAAGTCGCCAGGGGATCCCGGCAGGTCGTTACGGTACGCCGGAAGAGTACGGCGCGACGGCGGCGTTTCTTGCCAGCCAGGCAGCCAGTTATATCACCGGCACGGTGTTACGGGTGGATGGCGGGATGATTGACGCGCTTTAATCGTCATGGTCTGTAGCGGCGTGATTTATCACGCAATTCCAATCGCGCCGCGACGGAACCTGCGGCGCGGTTTTGCCGATTAATGGCGGCTGGCACAACCGCATTGTGACATTTCGCCATGAACGTGTTTGCCATGATGCGAATGACGCACCTGCAATTCGCCCTGTTGCCATGCCCCGCTGTTGTCGACACGGTTGTCCAGCAGGCGATTTAACGCCTCCGCCACCAGCAAATCGCGACGCTGCGCCCAACTGGTGAGATGCCAGCCTGAGGAACGCGCCTCGTCAACATCATC encodes the following:
- a CDS encoding SDR family oxidoreductase — encoded protein: MDLQIQHRVALVCGAGSGLGRAMALSLAQEGVKVAVTGRNLEKLAETVSQIQQQGGTAHAWQLDLAAPDSFDAVLNAIRQHWGDVDILVNNSGGPPPASAQGTAAAVWQQQFALMVSSLIALTDKVLPAMREQGWGRIITSTSSGVIAPIPNLALSNALRMSLLGWSKTLATEVAADGVTVNVMVPGRIATDRVSQLDAIKAKRENSTPDAVAEKSRQGIPAGRYGTPEEYGATAAFLASQAASYITGTVLRVDGGMIDAL